CTTTCCGACTTGTCCGGACAATCCGTCGCTGCAGAGCACCAGCACGTCGCCACGCCGGACTTCTTGATGCGTCAGGTCGATCTTGATCAGCGGCTCGGGGCCGAGCGCCTGCAGGATGATGTTGCGCCGCTCACTCTGCGCCGCCTCCTCTTCCGTGAGCTCGCCGGCCTCGATCAGCTTCTGCATCAGCGACTGATCTTTCGTGATCTGTCGCGCCACGCCGTCGCGAATGAGATACGCTCGGCTGTCGCCGACCTGCGCGACGTACAGCGTGTCGCCGAGCAGACCCGCCACCGTCGCCGTCGTCCCCATGCCGCGATATTCGCTATGGCTCGCCGCGAAGGTATGAATCTGGTGATTCGCAGCCGCCGTGGAGCGCTTGATCGCGCGCACGAACTCTTCCGCGTCGTAGCTCTCGCCGCCGATCCACTTCTCGCGCATCTCGCCGAGTACGACCTCGACGGCCATGGCACTCGCGATCTCGCCGGCGGCGGCGCCACCCATGCCGTCGGCGACCATGAAGAGCGTGCCCTTGGGACCGAGGGTGTGCCGACGGACCTCGGGCTGCAGCGTCGCGTTGCCCGTCGTCAGGTCCACGACGACGAACGCGTCCTCGTTATGTTCGCGCGTCCGTCCGACGTCGGTGCGCCCGAACACATTGACGAAGACATCACCGTGTGGATCCGCCGGGGCGTCGCTCATCGCGCGAAGGGAGGGATTGCTGACGGACACGGGAGCTCAGCAGGCTACGCTGTCTGTATATGCAAACTGACGCGCCCGCGTCGTTTTCGGCGCGAGCGTGCGGACGCGGCCCAATGCCACGCATGCCGCCGTGTTGTTGTGGCGACTGCCCTCTGCAAGCGCATCGACGATCGCCGCGTGCACGAGCTGCTCATTTCCTTTGATGCGAAGGCTCATCTCCTCCAGCGTACGGATGACGCGTGTTGCCTCGTTAGGCGACACGCTGCCTTCCACGATCTGTTCGAGCGAATCGAGCATCTTGCCGACGTCGGCGAGTCCTGGCGCGCTCCCGCGTGGCGTCGCCGTCGTTTCGACTGGCTGCGAGAACTTGGCCGTATCCCGCAGCCCTTTGTCGGACGGTGTGCTGGCCACCTGGGTCACACTATCGCGAACAGCGGACTTCTCGGAGTCGCGCCGATATACCATCGCCGCGGTCAGGAGCGCAGCGATTAGTATCACACCCCCGGCGGACGCCACGATCGCAGTCCGGCGTCGCCTGACGGGACTCCCAACGATCATCCGCTCGGCCGCTGCCAAGCTCGCGACATCCGATGGCGCGACCGCCGGACGGTCAGCGCCAACCCGCGTCGCGGGAAGCGAGGTACGCGGCTCCGCTCCGTCACCACCATTCGTTGCCAGAGATCGAACCATCGTGCCAGACGCCGGCGACGCCATACGCTCGAGCGCCTTCGAGACCGACCGTCCGAAATCCGTCGCCGTCTGATATCGCGCTCTGACATCGCGCTCGAGCGCCTTGTCGAGACACGCCTGCACTTCGCCCGACCAGGCAACGTCGGGACGCATCTCCGCGAGCTTCCGCGGCGATTCCGTCAGGCGCATGATCATCGATTCCTGAACCGTCTCCGCCGGGAAGGGAAGACGCCCGGTGAGCATGTTGAAAGCGACGAGCGCCAGCGCGTAGATGTCGCTCCGTCCGTCGAGCTTGTCGCCCGCCAATTGCTCGGGACTCATGTACTCCGGCGTACCGACGACCAAACCTGTCTTCGTCACCTTCTGCGCCGCGTTATCCGCGGCTTTCGCGATTCCGAAGTCCACTACCTTCACGACGTCGCTGCCATCGCGATCGCGCGCGATCATGATGTTGTCGGGCTTGAGATCGCGATGCACGATCCCCATGTCGTGCGCGACGGAGAGCGCGTCCGCCGCCTGACGAACGATCGACGCCGCGCGGCCGGGCGACATCGGCCCCTCGTCCTCGATCAACTTCGTCAACGGCGGACCATCGACGAATTCCATCGCGAGGTAGATGATACCGTCGGGCGTCTCACCGAAGTCATAGACGTCGGCAACGTTCGGGTGATTGATGTGGCTCGCGTTGGCAGCTTCTCGGTTGAAGCGGCTGATCGCATCGGCGTCCTTCACCATCGCCGGATTCATCACCTTGAGCGCACTCTTGCGTCCCATTTTGACATGTTCGGCGAGATAGACCTGGCCCATACCGCCTTCGCCGAGCTTGCGGATCACGTGGTATCGGTCCGCGACGATGGAGCCGACGAGATCACCCGTCGCGTTCTGGAGTCGCAGCGTCGTGCCGTCTTGCGGGCAGAACCGCTGATCGAGCTCGTATCCCGCTCCGCACTGGGGGCAGATCTTCAAACTGCTCACGCGCTCTCCACTCGCAGAATCTCGTTCCCGATGAGAATTCGCTGGCCCTTCCGGAGCGCGCGTTCACCACGGACGGCCATGGCGACGCCGTTTCTGCTGCCGGCATCATGGATGTAGTACTCGCTATCCTCCGAGCGGACTTCGCCATGCTTGCCGCTCATCGTCTGGTCGTACGGGAACAGCCAATCGCCCGTTTCGCGGCCAAGCAAGATGGACCGGCCAGGCGAGAGGTGCACGGTGTCCCGCACGCTGGAATCGGCGCGAAGCTGTTCGAGAACCGCCACGTCGGCTGCGGGAACGAGCGAGCCGAGGCGGCGGGTCGAATCGGCTTCCGGCGGGTGGGGTCCAGGATAGCCCAGACGGCGGAAGCGTAGAATCTGCGATCCGATGAGGATCAGATCTCCATCGGTCAGACGCGTCGGCTGCTC
The genomic region above belongs to Gemmatimonadaceae bacterium and contains:
- a CDS encoding serine/threonine-protein kinase; its protein translation is MSSLKICPQCGAGYELDQRFCPQDGTTLRLQNATGDLVGSIVADRYHVIRKLGEGGMGQVYLAEHVKMGRKSALKVMNPAMVKDADAISRFNREAANASHINHPNVADVYDFGETPDGIIYLAMEFVDGPPLTKLIEDEGPMSPGRAASIVRQAADALSVAHDMGIVHRDLKPDNIMIARDRDGSDVVKVVDFGIAKAADNAAQKVTKTGLVVGTPEYMSPEQLAGDKLDGRSDIYALALVAFNMLTGRLPFPAETVQESMIMRLTESPRKLAEMRPDVAWSGEVQACLDKALERDVRARYQTATDFGRSVSKALERMASPASGTMVRSLATNGGDGAEPRTSLPATRVGADRPAVAPSDVASLAAAERMIVGSPVRRRRTAIVASAGGVILIAALLTAAMVYRRDSEKSAVRDSVTQVASTPSDKGLRDTAKFSQPVETTATPRGSAPGLADVGKMLDSLEQIVEGSVSPNEATRVIRTLEEMSLRIKGNEQLVHAAIVDALAEGSRHNNTAACVALGRVRTLAPKTTRARQFAYTDSVAC
- a CDS encoding FHA domain-containing protein codes for the protein MCAQCGASYLQGVDLFCARCGNRVGQRVSVEIVRNSVPGSPPVAGGSPTQGILATRRDAQPRLALLDDEGSIARAYVLERGEAVVGRGDADIRFESDPYMSPLHARVEQRAGQLWLRDLGSRNGTWLFIEQPTRLTDGDLILIGSQILRFRRLGYPGPHPPEADSTRRLGSLVPAADVAVLEQLRADSSVRDTVHLSPGRSILLGRETGDWLFPYDQTMSGKHGEVRSEDSEYYIHDAGSRNGVAMAVRGERALRKGQRILIGNEILRVESA
- a CDS encoding Stp1/IreP family PP2C-type Ser/Thr phosphatase; protein product: MSDAPADPHGDVFVNVFGRTDVGRTREHNEDAFVVVDLTTGNATLQPEVRRHTLGPKGTLFMVADGMGGAAAGEIASAMAVEVVLGEMREKWIGGESYDAEEFVRAIKRSTAAANHQIHTFAASHSEYRGMGTTATVAGLLGDTLYVAQVGDSRAYLIRDGVARQITKDQSLMQKLIEAGELTEEEAAQSERRNIILQALGPEPLIKIDLTHQEVRRGDVLVLCSDGLSGQVGKDEIARVVTEAPDLIVACKRLIDRANENGGPDNITVIVARFEGDGLVEPDGEETIGHAVFPLPGSTTPSS